TCCACGATCAACATCTCTACGATGGAAGACCCGGTAGAATTGAATATTGATGGTGTGAACCAAGGACAGATCAACAACGCCGCAGGCTTTACCTTTGCGGCGGGCATTCGCGCCCTGCTGCGTCAGGACCCGGATGTGATTATGATCGGTGAAATGCGTGACCAAGAAACTTCGTCCATGGCTATCGAAGCTGCTTTGACGGGTCACTTGGTCTTCAGTACGCTCCATACCAACGACGCCGCCGGTGCATTCCCGCGTTTGCTCGAAATGGGTCTGGAACCGTTCCTTGTGTCTACCGCTATCAAGGGCGTGCTTGCACAGCGTCTTGTGCGCCGCATTTGTAAGTATTGTAAGGAACCTGTCGAAATTTCACAGGAAATGCGCGACGAATTCCACTTGACCCCCGACATGCAGTTCTACCATGGTAAGGGTTGCGAAAAGTGCGATGGTTCGGGCTACAAGGGCCGTTGCGGTATTTACGAATTCCTGGTGCCGAACGAAACCGTGCGTAACTTGATCATCAAACGTTCTTCGGGCGACGTGATTAAGCGCGCTGCCATGCAGGAATGCGGCATGATTACGCTGCGTATGGATGGTATCCAGAAGGCCCTCGACGGTCACACGACGCTTGAACAGGCCATCGGTGCTTCTACGTCGGACGACTAGTCGAAGCTCCCGATTCGAATTTAAAGAAAGGCTCTCTTAGAGGGTCTTTCTTTTTTTACTATATTGCACATCTGTGTATTAAAAGGGACCCCCATGGCAAATATTGTAGATAATGTTGTTTTAGATAAAGAACTGAATCCGGAACAGGCGGCTGCGGCCAAGAAGATTGACGGCCCGATGCTGATTTTGGCAGGAGCCGGTTCGGGAAAGACGCGTTGCATTACCTATAAGATTGCTCACCTTGTTTCGCAGTATAACGTAGAGCCGGACCGCATTCTGGCGGTGACTTTTACGAACAAGGCTGCTCGCGAAATGAAGTCGCGTATTCAGAAGTTGCTCGATTGCAACATGAATTTTGCCTGGATGGGAACGTTTCATTCCGTGTGCTTGCGCCTTTTGAAGCTTTGTCTTTCCAAGCAGTCCGTGCTTGACGCCTTGGGCGGCAAGTGGTACGACGGCAATTTTTCGATCTACGATGATGACGACCAGAAAAGACTCCTGAAAGAAATCATGAAGGAGCAGGTGGGCGACAATTTTGAACCCTCCGAAGTCAAGAAAATGCATGGCGCGATTTCGAAGTACAAGAACACGATTTTGTACCGTGGAAAGGTCGCTCAGCTGCAGACTCCCGATGTGGCGCAGGAATTGGCGAACTTCCCGGACGAAGAGCTGCGTGCAAAGATTTACGCCGAATACCAGAAGCGCCTTAAAGAATCTAACGCCATGGACTTTGACGACCTGTTGTTCAACACGGTCTACATGTTGCAAAAGATTCCCAATTTGGCGTCGCAGTTGGCGCAGCGCTTCCGTTATGTGGTGGTCGATGAATACCAGGACACGAATGACGTTCAGTACGAACTCTTGAAGTTGCTCATCAACGAAAACAAGAACGTGACGGTGGTGGGTGATGACGACCAGAGTATTTACGGCTGGCGTGGCGCGAACATCAAGATTATCCGCAATTTCCATCGCGACTTTGCTCCGGTGACGATTGTCAAGCTCGAACGCAATTACCGCTCGACCGCAAACATCGTGAAGGGCGCGGGCTCCGTGATTGCCCACAACATCCGTCCGCAAGAAATGCAGAAGAACGTGTTCTCCAAGGAAGACGCAGGCGAACTCATTCACGTGCGCCACTTTATGGATGACCGCTCCGAAGCGTCTACCATTGCAGAAACGATTGCAAAGGCGGGCGAAGATTTTTATGCCAAGACGGCCGTATTCTACCGCACCAACGCGCAGTCCCGCGCCTTGGAAAAGGCGCTAAATGACCGCCGCATACCGTCGGTCATTTTTGGCGGCATGCGATTCTGGGACCGCAAAGAAATCAAGGACGTGCTCGCATACTTGCGACTGCTCGCTAACGAAAAAGACGATGCCGCCTACCTGCGCGTGATCAACACGCCGCCTCGCGCCATTGGAAAGACGACTGTCGAAAACATCTTGGAAAGAGAACGCCAAGGCGAAGGCTCCTTCTGGGACAACTTGCTCGCCGAAGTCAACAGCGGAAGCCGCTCGGCGATCAAGCTCAAGGGCTTTACGGACATGGTGCAGAACTGGAAGGCTTTGATGGCGGCGGGGGAGACTCCGCTTCCGATTCTTGCCGAACGCATCATCAACGATGTGGGCTACAAGGAATTCCTGCG
Above is a genomic segment from Fibrobacter sp. UWB5 containing:
- a CDS encoding ATP-dependent helicase, which encodes MANIVDNVVLDKELNPEQAAAAKKIDGPMLILAGAGSGKTRCITYKIAHLVSQYNVEPDRILAVTFTNKAAREMKSRIQKLLDCNMNFAWMGTFHSVCLRLLKLCLSKQSVLDALGGKWYDGNFSIYDDDDQKRLLKEIMKEQVGDNFEPSEVKKMHGAISKYKNTILYRGKVAQLQTPDVAQELANFPDEELRAKIYAEYQKRLKESNAMDFDDLLFNTVYMLQKIPNLASQLAQRFRYVVVDEYQDTNDVQYELLKLLINENKNVTVVGDDDQSIYGWRGANIKIIRNFHRDFAPVTIVKLERNYRSTANIVKGAGSVIAHNIRPQEMQKNVFSKEDAGELIHVRHFMDDRSEASTIAETIAKAGEDFYAKTAVFYRTNAQSRALEKALNDRRIPSVIFGGMRFWDRKEIKDVLAYLRLLANEKDDAAYLRVINTPPRAIGKTTVENILERERQGEGSFWDNLLAEVNSGSRSAIKLKGFTDMVQNWKALMAAGETPLPILAERIINDVGYKEFLRKEDELTADERIGNLDEMVNAIREFDEEHPGAALDAFLQDISLLTDADKKVDNSKGQVTLMTIHMAKGLEFNTVHIAGCDEEIFPLIRASATMSGAEMNEQMEEERRLFYVGCTRAEKKLYLYHAERRFFQGNIRPFAPSRFLKELDPSVVDFTPCTDFGFGGSDFNQDFGGLSGFSRPPRPNIPSYPRRPSGSFGGGSSRPNNFGSHGFSRPSIPNSVKKNDKHIVYRNPVPVKPAEPSGPRIVYDEFSENPYHPGVRVRHMKYGVGTIVKCYGTGDNARVDVRFGNDPTVRTIILKYAALQIVG